A window of the Streptomyces formicae genome harbors these coding sequences:
- a CDS encoding MFS transporter: MTTTGTPEARRRILADLTPLRTSADYRRLWLGNTVSWIGQGMTTLAISLQVYDITHSTFSVGLVGLFSLVPLIVFGLYGGAVADTVDRRKLGLFSATGSAALSAALAAAAFAGFHHVWFLYGIVALQAVCAALNAPARSAMIPRLLPPGQLPAANALNSMTTTSGMLIGPMLGGLIVGYAGYQTAYSVDAVAFGASLYAMWRLPSMLPDRDRTTAKRASVLDGLRFLATRPNIRMTFFSDFCAMILAHPRALFPAVAVLWYGGDARTTGLLVAAPAVGALLGGVFSGWLGRIRRHGVAILLAVASWGTAIAVFGLTRNLWLGLFFLALAGCADTVSMVFRNTMLQAAAPDEMRGRLQGVFIVVVAGGPRLGDFLAGSVADLTSPAVAVTGGGVACVLAIGLLALRGRGFVRYDAREPAP, from the coding sequence ATGACCACGACCGGCACACCCGAAGCGAGACGCCGCATCCTCGCCGACCTCACACCGCTGCGGACCTCCGCCGACTACCGGCGCCTGTGGCTCGGCAACACCGTCTCGTGGATCGGCCAGGGCATGACCACCCTGGCGATCTCGCTCCAGGTGTACGACATCACGCACTCGACCTTCTCCGTGGGACTCGTCGGGCTCTTCTCGCTCGTCCCGCTGATCGTCTTCGGTCTGTACGGCGGGGCCGTCGCCGACACCGTCGACCGGCGCAAGCTCGGCCTGTTCAGCGCGACCGGGTCCGCGGCGCTCTCCGCCGCCCTCGCCGCCGCCGCGTTCGCCGGCTTCCACCACGTGTGGTTCCTGTACGGCATCGTCGCCCTGCAAGCCGTGTGCGCCGCGCTCAACGCGCCCGCCCGCAGCGCGATGATCCCGCGGCTGCTGCCGCCCGGGCAGCTGCCCGCCGCCAACGCGCTCAACTCCATGACCACGACGTCCGGGATGCTGATCGGCCCCATGCTGGGCGGCCTGATCGTCGGCTACGCGGGCTACCAGACCGCGTACTCCGTCGACGCCGTCGCCTTCGGGGCGTCGCTCTACGCCATGTGGCGGCTGCCTTCGATGCTGCCGGACCGGGACCGTACGACGGCGAAACGCGCGTCCGTCCTCGACGGGCTGCGCTTCCTCGCCACCCGCCCCAACATCCGCATGACGTTCTTCTCCGACTTCTGCGCGATGATCCTGGCCCATCCCCGGGCGCTGTTCCCGGCCGTCGCCGTCCTCTGGTACGGCGGCGACGCACGCACCACCGGCCTCCTCGTCGCCGCGCCCGCGGTCGGGGCGCTGCTCGGCGGGGTGTTCTCCGGCTGGCTGGGGCGGATCAGGCGGCACGGTGTGGCGATCCTGCTCGCCGTCGCCTCCTGGGGAACGGCGATCGCCGTGTTCGGGCTGACCCGGAACCTCTGGCTCGGGCTGTTCTTCCTCGCTCTCGCGGGCTGCGCGGACACCGTCTCCATGGTGTTCCGGAACACCATGCTCCAGGCGGCCGCGCCGGACGAGATGCGCGGGCGGCTGCAAGGCGTGTTCATCGTCGTGGTCGCGGGAGGGCCGCGCCTCGGCGACTTCCTCGCGGGCTCGGTCGCCGATCTCACCTCACCTGCCGTCGCCGTCACGGGCGGCGGAGTCGCCTGTGTGCTGGCGATCGGCCTCCTCGCCCTGCGCGGAAGGGGGTTCGTACGGTACGACGCCCGCGAGCCGGCCCCATGA
- a CDS encoding SDR family oxidoreductase has product MARPVTIVTGGSRGIGAATCLRLAADGHDLALGYVGNHAAAEEVAEAVRAAGARCVTVQGDTSDEAAVERLFDVTRAELGPVTGLVNNAAVTGPLGRLADARTEDLRRVLDVNVLGVLLCCRRAARDMAASGGGAIVNISSGAATLGSPGEYVHYAATKAAVDTVTLGLSKELGPDGIRVNGVAPGAVTTDMHAAMGDPGRAARVGAQTPLGRPGEPAEIAAAVAWLLSADASYTTGAVLRVAGGR; this is encoded by the coding sequence GTGGCACGTCCGGTCACCATCGTCACAGGCGGCAGTCGCGGCATCGGCGCGGCGACCTGCCTCAGGCTCGCGGCCGACGGCCACGACCTCGCCCTCGGGTACGTCGGCAACCACGCCGCCGCCGAAGAGGTCGCCGAAGCCGTACGCGCCGCCGGGGCGCGCTGCGTCACCGTGCAGGGGGACACGTCCGACGAGGCCGCCGTGGAGCGGCTGTTCGACGTCACCCGCGCGGAGCTCGGCCCGGTCACCGGGCTGGTCAACAACGCCGCCGTGACCGGCCCGCTCGGCCGGCTCGCCGACGCCCGCACCGAGGACCTGCGCCGCGTGCTCGACGTCAACGTCCTCGGCGTGCTGCTCTGCTGCCGCCGGGCCGCCCGGGACATGGCGGCGAGCGGCGGCGGCGCCATCGTCAACATCTCCTCCGGTGCCGCCACCCTCGGCAGCCCCGGCGAGTACGTCCACTACGCCGCGACCAAGGCGGCCGTCGACACCGTGACCCTCGGCCTGTCCAAGGAGCTCGGTCCGGACGGCATCAGGGTCAACGGCGTCGCCCCCGGCGCCGTCACCACCGACATGCACGCCGCCATGGGCGACCCCGGCCGCGCGGCCAGGGTCGGCGCGCAGACCCCGCTCGGACGGCCCGGCGAGCCCGCCGAGATCGCCGCCGCCGTCGCCTGGCTGCTGTCGGCCGACGCCTCGTACACCACCGGTGCCGTCCTGCGGGTCGCCGGTGGCCGGTGA
- a CDS encoding putative quinol monooxygenase has protein sequence MIFITVKFTVRPERVDDWLDLVDGFTRATRREPGNLFFEWSRSVDDPHQFVLVEAFRDAAAGGEHVNSVHFRAAMEDMSYAIATRPQIVSTEIPDMDGWDVMGETTPREA, from the coding sequence ATGATCTTCATCACCGTCAAGTTCACCGTCCGCCCCGAGCGCGTCGACGACTGGCTCGACCTCGTCGACGGCTTCACCAGGGCCACCCGCCGCGAGCCGGGCAATCTCTTCTTCGAGTGGTCCCGAAGCGTCGACGACCCCCATCAATTCGTGCTCGTCGAAGCCTTCCGGGACGCCGCGGCGGGCGGGGAGCACGTCAACTCCGTGCACTTCAGGGCCGCCATGGAGGACATGTCGTACGCCATCGCCACCCGGCCGCAGATCGTCTCCACCGAGATCCCCGACATGGACGGCTGGGACGTGATGGGCGAGACGACTCCCCGCGAAGCGTGA
- a CDS encoding DUF2180 family protein, producing the protein MLCFDCAQRGGEEPAVAVCQECGAGLCPAHTTAVAQLVHRAAGMGPVSSSVPGRRMTCRDCRLARRSA; encoded by the coding sequence ATGCTCTGCTTCGACTGCGCTCAACGCGGCGGCGAGGAGCCGGCGGTGGCCGTGTGCCAGGAGTGCGGCGCGGGTCTGTGCCCCGCACACACCACGGCCGTGGCGCAGCTCGTCCACCGCGCGGCGGGCATGGGGCCGGTCTCCTCATCCGTCCCGGGCCGCCGCATGACCTGCCGGGACTGCCGGCTGGCGCGCCGGTCCGCCTGA
- a CDS encoding DJ-1/PfpI family protein, with protein sequence MPALRILILAGDATEDLELFYALQRLTEEEYQVTIAAPRAKRLKLVSHDFDGTYPGTYTEFPGKSWPADIAFADVDPDAYAGLFLPGGRAPEYLRHDPDFQRIVRHFFAAGKPVAHTCHAAVALAPLGVLQGRVTTTFPGVAPEVTLGGGTFVDDAPVVDGNLVSARDWSENAPLLREFIRLLREHAEATA encoded by the coding sequence ATGCCCGCCCTCAGGATCCTCATCCTCGCCGGTGACGCCACCGAGGACCTCGAACTCTTCTATGCCCTGCAGCGCCTGACCGAGGAGGAGTACCAGGTCACCATCGCCGCCCCGCGGGCGAAGCGGCTCAAGCTCGTCTCGCACGACTTCGACGGTACGTACCCGGGCACGTACACCGAGTTCCCCGGCAAGTCCTGGCCCGCCGACATCGCCTTCGCCGACGTCGACCCGGACGCGTACGCCGGGCTGTTCCTGCCCGGCGGCCGTGCCCCGGAATACCTGCGTCACGACCCGGACTTCCAGCGGATCGTGCGGCACTTCTTCGCCGCGGGCAAGCCCGTGGCCCATACCTGCCACGCCGCCGTCGCCCTGGCCCCGCTCGGTGTCCTCCAGGGCCGGGTGACGACCACCTTCCCGGGTGTCGCGCCGGAGGTCACCCTCGGCGGGGGCACCTTCGTCGATGACGCGCCCGTTGTCGACGGCAACCTGGTCTCCGCACGCGACTGGTCGGAAAACGCCCCACTGCTGCGCGAGTTCATCCGCCTGCTGCGCGAGCATGCCGAGGCCACCGCCTGA
- a CDS encoding RpiB/LacA/LacB family sugar-phosphate isomerase: MGDKLRVVIGSDFRGIAYKEALKEFLRNDPRVASVQDVGVTKGTDGAGGTDDTSTTGYPHIAVDAAEIVADGEADRALLICGTGLGMAISAGLVPGIRAVTVNDAYQVEGSVLLNNAQVITMGQMSISLHHAQALVDQWLGLRYDPASEWAPLMDAMVHYEAEYTAKAGSRTDPRAQAIACSVPNPA, translated from the coding sequence ATGGGAGACAAACTGCGTGTCGTCATCGGCAGCGACTTTCGCGGGATCGCCTACAAGGAAGCGCTCAAGGAATTCCTGAGGAACGACCCGCGCGTGGCCTCCGTTCAGGACGTCGGCGTTACCAAGGGCACCGACGGTGCCGGTGGCACCGACGACACGAGCACCACCGGCTATCCGCACATCGCCGTGGACGCCGCCGAGATCGTCGCCGACGGCGAGGCCGACCGGGCGCTGCTGATCTGCGGCACCGGCCTCGGTATGGCCATCAGCGCCGGTCTGGTCCCCGGCATCCGTGCGGTGACCGTGAACGACGCCTACCAGGTCGAAGGCTCCGTCCTGCTCAACAACGCCCAGGTGATCACCATGGGTCAGATGAGCATCAGCCTGCACCACGCCCAGGCCCTGGTCGACCAGTGGCTCGGTCTGCGCTACGACCCCGCCTCCGAATGGGCGCCGCTGATGGACGCGATGGTCCACTACGAGGCCGAGTACACGGCGAAGGCCGGCAGCCGCACCGACCCGCGCGCCCAGGCCATCGCCTGCTCAGTGCCCAACCCGGCCTGA
- a CDS encoding helix-turn-helix transcriptional regulator, producing the protein MDRRSELREFLRSRRARVSPSEAGLRGYGSRRRVPGLRREELAQLSGVSVDYYVRLEQGRGGKVSTEVLDAIAQALRLDETERQHLHALVRSDGGPRPAGRPQRADDRREPRVRPGLQRILDTLEHSPAYVVGRRLQILAWNHLARVLIADFPRIPEENRNLARLTFLDTTARQRYVNWQKKADDTVAFLRVDAGRHPYDETLTSLIDELSAASEDFRRMWADHTVRDETHGAKPLYHPLVGAVDLTFETFRVPDDPDQALTVYTAEPGSPAAATLKRLAEEARPEEWQ; encoded by the coding sequence ATGGATCGTCGATCAGAGTTGCGGGAATTCCTGCGGTCCAGGCGGGCGCGCGTCAGTCCTTCCGAGGCGGGTCTGCGGGGATACGGTTCCCGCCGCCGTGTGCCGGGGCTGCGCCGCGAGGAGCTGGCCCAGCTGTCCGGGGTGAGCGTGGACTACTACGTACGCCTGGAGCAGGGCCGTGGCGGCAAGGTCTCCACCGAGGTCCTGGATGCCATCGCACAGGCGCTGCGCCTGGACGAGACCGAACGACAGCACCTGCACGCCCTCGTACGCTCCGACGGCGGGCCACGCCCGGCCGGGCGCCCGCAGCGCGCCGACGACCGGCGGGAGCCCCGGGTCAGGCCGGGCCTGCAGCGCATCCTCGACACCCTGGAGCACTCCCCCGCCTACGTCGTGGGCCGCCGCCTGCAGATCCTCGCCTGGAACCATCTGGCCCGCGTCCTGATCGCGGACTTCCCCCGAATACCGGAAGAGAACCGCAATCTGGCCCGCCTGACCTTTCTCGACACCACGGCGCGACAGCGTTATGTCAACTGGCAGAAAAAGGCCGACGACACCGTGGCCTTTCTGCGTGTGGACGCGGGCCGCCATCCGTACGACGAAACACTGACCTCCCTCATCGACGAACTCTCCGCCGCGAGCGAGGACTTCCGGCGTATGTGGGCCGACCACACGGTCCGCGACGAAACCCACGGGGCAAAACCCCTCTACCACCCGCTCGTCGGCGCCGTCGACCTCACCTTCGAGACCTTCCGCGTCCCCGACGATCCGGACCAGGCCCTGACCGTCTACACCGCCGAACCGGGCTCGCCCGCGGCCGCCACCCTGAAACGTCTGGCCGAGGAGGCGCGGCCCGAGGAGTGGCAGTGA
- a CDS encoding putative quinol monooxygenase, with translation MTYHVLVQFDVPPYKREDFVAAGLFDAEGSLANEPGTLRFEVIRDEDNPNRIYLDEVYTSRAAFEEHCRNETIKQFYEMVDSYALGPNFLFKGYRTEPSAG, from the coding sequence ATGACGTACCACGTGCTCGTCCAGTTCGACGTTCCGCCGTACAAGCGTGAGGACTTCGTCGCAGCAGGTCTCTTCGACGCCGAGGGGTCGTTGGCCAACGAGCCGGGGACCCTGCGTTTCGAGGTCATTCGTGACGAGGACAACCCCAACCGCATCTATCTGGACGAGGTCTACACGTCCCGCGCGGCGTTCGAGGAGCACTGCCGCAACGAGACCATCAAGCAGTTCTACGAGATGGTCGACTCTTACGCACTCGGCCCGAACTTCCTGTTCAAGGGCTACCGCACGGAGCCCAGCGCCGGCTGA